In one Moritella sp. 5 genomic region, the following are encoded:
- the deoD gene encoding purine-nucleoside phosphorylase → MATPHINAEKGDFAETVLFPGDPLRAKYIAETFLEDIKQVNDVRNMLGFTGTYKGKRISVMASGMGVPSCSIYAKELITEFGVKNLIRIGSCGAISTDVKVRDVVIGMGASTDSGVNRARFDGYDFAAIASWELLSKVTRAAKACNIDAKVGNIFTADLFYTPKPESFDTMEKLGILGVEMEAAGLYGVAAEFGANAICICTVSDHIRTGEVTTAEERQLTFNDMIIMALESVLIED, encoded by the coding sequence ATGGCAACTCCACATATTAATGCAGAAAAAGGTGATTTCGCTGAAACGGTATTATTCCCAGGTGATCCACTACGCGCTAAATACATCGCAGAAACATTTTTAGAAGATATTAAACAAGTGAATGACGTGCGTAACATGCTAGGGTTCACTGGTACTTACAAAGGTAAACGTATTTCTGTTATGGCTTCTGGAATGGGCGTTCCGTCTTGCTCTATCTATGCAAAAGAGTTAATTACAGAATTCGGTGTTAAAAATCTGATCCGTATTGGTAGCTGTGGTGCGATTAGCACTGATGTTAAAGTACGTGATGTTGTGATCGGTATGGGTGCATCGACTGATTCTGGGGTCAATCGCGCACGTTTTGATGGCTATGATTTTGCAGCCATCGCATCATGGGAATTATTAAGTAAAGTAACACGTGCAGCTAAAGCATGTAATATTGATGCGAAGGTAGGTAACATTTTCACTGCTGATCTATTCTACACACCAAAGCCTGAGTCATTTGATACAATGGAAAAATTGGGAATATTAGGTGTAGAAATGGAGGCGGCTGGTCTATACGGTGTAGCTGCTGAATTCGGCGCAAATGCTATCTGTATCTGCACTGTATCTGATCACATCCGTACTGGTGAAGTTACAACGGCAGAAGAACGTCAATTAACGTTCAATGATATGATCATCATGGCACTCGAGTCTGTGTTAATTGAAGATTAA
- a CDS encoding HAD hydrolase family protein, with the protein MKKLVVDLDGTITLANTSDYQNVLPNISVIERLKEYQQKGFSITIFTARNMRTFEGNVGKINIHTLPIIVEWLDRHQVPYDEIIVGKPWCGHDGFYIDDRAIRPSEFSALSLSEINNLLEEEKQCF; encoded by the coding sequence ATGAAAAAATTAGTCGTAGATCTAGATGGAACAATCACTCTAGCTAATACATCTGATTATCAAAATGTTCTTCCAAATATTAGTGTCATTGAACGGCTAAAAGAATACCAACAAAAAGGCTTTTCGATTACAATTTTCACAGCTAGAAATATGAGAACATTTGAAGGCAATGTAGGTAAAATTAATATACATACACTACCTATAATAGTGGAATGGCTAGATAGACATCAGGTACCTTATGATGAAATTATTGTAGGCAAACCTTGGTGTGGACATGACGGTTTCTATATCGATGATCGTGCAATTAGACCATCTGAATTTTCAGCGTTGTCTTTAAGTGAAATTAATAATTTATTAGAAGAAGAAAAACAATGTTTTTGA
- a CDS encoding capsular biosynthesis protein — protein sequence MFLIMSAAYIEQELRAEFGHIPPTFLPLGNRRLFQHQINLVPDGKKIYMSIPESFQVSQVDKDWLNNKKVTVIPIPDNLELGASLVAVLNLIEEPLDRFLHVLFGDTLLQHLPQGDDVIAISGAVDSYDWAYISNNEQNLFKDVGNDFNSKHHIVSGYFKFSQIKKIIRCITLHKWNFLDGVNAYHQDVGLSVVKAKGWLDFGHVNTYYRSKAEFTTQRAFNDLIINPNWIEKSSYKKEKIQAEAHWFDSIPPMLRSFTPQYLGDLDVNDNFSYRLEYLHHTSLNELFVFAEISSAVWTQIISSALCFIDACTEYLKPNNDSSSNLNELFNQKTESRVNQYCCSRNYDRHKQWNYNGMELSLDFLINQSELFLPKKNVTSTVMHGDFCFSNILYDFRINKIKTIDPRGLTFDNTLTIYGDFRYDLAKLSHSILGMYDWIIAGYYDVNISDDNIDFHVFGLKKHKEIQQIFIKLVEEKYGLTATNLYAMQIQLFLSMLPLHADEPKRQDALMANAFRLYEKMIGCEQ from the coding sequence ATGTTTTTGATTATGTCGGCAGCTTACATTGAGCAGGAGTTAAGAGCGGAATTTGGACATATTCCACCAACTTTTTTACCGCTAGGCAATCGTAGATTATTTCAACATCAAATTAATTTGGTTCCTGATGGAAAGAAAATTTACATGTCTATCCCAGAATCTTTCCAAGTTTCTCAAGTAGATAAAGATTGGCTTAACAATAAAAAAGTTACAGTGATTCCTATCCCTGATAATCTTGAATTGGGGGCATCATTAGTTGCGGTTTTAAATCTGATTGAGGAACCACTCGATCGGTTTTTACATGTACTATTTGGAGATACATTACTGCAACATTTGCCTCAAGGAGATGATGTCATCGCAATTTCCGGTGCAGTAGATAGTTATGATTGGGCCTATATTAGTAATAATGAACAAAATTTATTTAAAGATGTTGGCAATGACTTTAATTCTAAACATCATATCGTAAGCGGTTATTTTAAATTTAGTCAGATTAAAAAAATAATAAGATGTATAACCCTTCATAAGTGGAACTTTCTTGATGGTGTTAATGCTTATCACCAGGATGTTGGCTTATCTGTGGTTAAAGCTAAGGGGTGGTTAGACTTTGGCCATGTAAATACCTACTACCGTTCTAAAGCTGAATTTACAACGCAACGTGCCTTTAATGATTTAATTATAAACCCGAACTGGATAGAAAAATCGAGTTATAAGAAAGAAAAGATACAAGCTGAAGCGCATTGGTTTGATTCTATTCCCCCTATGCTAAGGTCATTTACTCCACAGTACCTCGGTGACTTGGATGTTAATGATAACTTTAGCTATAGATTAGAATACTTACATCATACCTCACTTAATGAATTATTTGTTTTTGCTGAGATATCTTCAGCAGTGTGGACTCAAATTATATCAAGTGCTTTATGCTTTATTGATGCATGTACTGAGTATCTGAAACCAAATAATGACTCTAGCTCTAATCTTAATGAATTATTTAATCAAAAAACAGAATCAAGAGTGAATCAATATTGCTGCTCTCGAAATTATGATAGGCATAAGCAATGGAACTATAACGGAATGGAGCTTTCGTTAGATTTTTTGATTAATCAATCTGAGTTATTCTTGCCCAAGAAAAATGTCACATCAACAGTGATGCATGGTGATTTTTGTTTTAGTAATATTTTATATGACTTTAGAATCAATAAAATTAAAACTATTGATCCAAGAGGCCTCACCTTTGATAATACACTAACTATATATGGTGATTTTAGATATGATTTAGCTAAGTTAAGTCATTCTATATTAGGTATGTATGATTGGATCATTGCAGGATATTATGATGTTAATATTAGTGATGATAATATTGATTTTCATGTTTTTGGATTAAAGAAACATAAAGAAATTCAGCAAATATTTATTAAACTTGTTGAAGAAAAATATGGACTAACAGCAACGAATTTATATGCGATGCAAATTCAGTTATTTCTTTCTATGTTACCTTTACATGCCGATGAACCAAAGAGGCAGGATGCACTAATGGCGAATGCATTTAGATTGTATGAAAAAATGATAGGGTGTGAGCAATGA
- a CDS encoding glycosyltransferase family 2 protein gives MIIIPMAGLSSRFFKAGYTQPKYMLKSHGKTLFDHSVESFKYYFKTEKFLFIIRDVYETYDFVLERIKALGIVDYHITILEGETRGQAETVALGLADMEYDGTITIFNIDTFRPDFRFPDVAFKGKGYLEVFKGEGENWSFAKPLNNNSQRVSETAEKRPISDLCSTGLYHFLSVKDYHYCYSKYCDLPTTSWEKGELYIAPLYNILIKAGLEINYNLIARSDVVFCGTPDEFDAFEVDGYNQ, from the coding sequence ATGATTATTATTCCAATGGCTGGTTTAAGCTCGCGTTTTTTTAAAGCTGGTTATACTCAGCCAAAATATATGCTTAAATCACATGGTAAAACACTTTTTGATCACTCCGTAGAAAGTTTTAAATACTATTTTAAAACAGAAAAATTCTTATTTATAATTCGTGATGTATATGAAACGTATGATTTTGTTTTAGAACGCATTAAGGCTCTTGGAATTGTAGATTATCATATTACTATCCTTGAGGGAGAAACTCGAGGGCAGGCTGAGACCGTCGCTTTAGGTTTAGCTGATATGGAATATGATGGTACAATCACTATTTTTAATATTGATACATTCCGACCTGATTTTAGATTCCCAGATGTCGCTTTCAAAGGCAAAGGCTATTTAGAAGTATTTAAGGGGGAAGGCGAAAATTGGTCTTTTGCAAAACCTTTAAATAATAATAGTCAGAGGGTCTCAGAAACAGCAGAAAAAAGGCCAATATCGGATTTATGTAGTACAGGGTTATATCATTTTTTGAGTGTTAAAGATTATCATTATTGTTACTCCAAATACTGCGACCTGCCAACAACATCTTGGGAAAAAGGTGAGTTATATATTGCCCCACTCTACAATATCTTGATAAAAGCAGGACTGGAGATAAATTATAATTTAATAGCTCGCAGTGATGTTGTCTTTTGCGGTACGCCTGATGAGTTTGATGCTTTTGAAGTAGATGGTTATAACCAATAA
- the ettA gene encoding energy-dependent translational throttle protein EttA, with amino-acid sequence MAGPQFIYSMHRVGKIVPPKRQILKDISLSFYPGAKIGVLGLNGSGKSSLLRIMAGVDQDFEGEARPLAGTKIGYLPQEPVLDLEKTVREVVEEAISELKDAMAGLDQVYADYAEPDADFDKLAKKQEKFESIIQAHDGHNIENQLERAADALRLPEWDTKIKVLSGGERRRVAICRLLLEKPDMLLLDEPTNHLDAESVAWLERFLHDYEGTVVAITHDRYFLDNVAGWILELDRGEGIPWEGNYSSWLEQKDARLEQEASQESARKKSIEKELEWVRSNPKGRQAKSKARMARFEELNQSDYQRRNETNELFIPPGERLGDKVIDVENLGKAYDGRVLIDNLSFSMPKGAIVGIIGPNGAGKSTLFKMLDGSESPDSGSVSVGESVKLASVDQFRDHMNGDNTVWQELSDGLDIIKVGNTEMSSRAYCSRFNFKGTDQQKRVGQLSGGERGRLHLAKLLQSGGNVILLDEPTNDLDIETLRALEEAILEFPGCAMVISHDRWFLDRIATHILDYRDEGKVNFYEGNYTDYEAWLKKTLGPEAAQPHRIKYKRIS; translated from the coding sequence ATGGCTGGTCCTCAGTTTATCTATTCGATGCACCGTGTTGGCAAAATTGTGCCACCGAAGCGTCAAATTCTTAAAGACATCTCGCTTAGTTTTTACCCTGGCGCTAAAATTGGCGTATTGGGTCTAAATGGCTCTGGTAAATCAAGCTTATTACGTATTATGGCTGGCGTAGATCAAGACTTCGAAGGTGAAGCTCGTCCATTAGCAGGTACTAAAATTGGTTACTTACCGCAAGAACCTGTACTGGATCTAGAAAAAACAGTTCGTGAAGTTGTTGAAGAAGCGATTTCAGAACTGAAAGATGCTATGGCTGGTCTCGACCAAGTTTATGCTGATTATGCAGAACCTGACGCTGATTTTGATAAGCTAGCGAAGAAACAAGAAAAGTTTGAATCTATCATTCAAGCGCACGATGGTCACAACATCGAAAACCAACTAGAGCGTGCTGCAGATGCATTACGTTTACCTGAATGGGACACTAAAATTAAAGTCCTATCGGGTGGTGAACGTCGACGTGTTGCTATCTGTCGTTTGTTATTAGAAAAACCAGACATGTTATTACTAGACGAACCAACCAACCACTTGGATGCTGAGTCTGTGGCTTGGTTAGAACGTTTCCTACATGATTATGAAGGTACTGTTGTTGCGATTACGCATGATAGGTATTTCCTTGATAATGTTGCGGGTTGGATCTTAGAGCTTGACCGTGGTGAAGGTATTCCATGGGAAGGTAACTACTCTTCTTGGTTAGAACAGAAAGATGCGCGTCTAGAACAAGAAGCATCGCAAGAAAGTGCACGCAAAAAATCGATTGAAAAAGAACTTGAATGGGTTCGTTCAAATCCAAAAGGTCGTCAAGCGAAAAGTAAAGCGCGTATGGCTCGTTTTGAAGAGCTTAATCAATCAGATTATCAACGTCGTAACGAAACCAATGAACTGTTCATCCCACCGGGTGAGCGTTTAGGTGACAAAGTCATTGACGTTGAAAATCTAGGTAAAGCGTATGACGGTCGTGTATTAATTGATAACTTGTCATTCTCTATGCCAAAAGGCGCAATTGTTGGTATTATCGGTCCCAATGGTGCTGGTAAGTCAACACTATTCAAAATGCTAGATGGCAGCGAGTCTCCAGACTCTGGTTCGGTTTCAGTGGGTGAATCAGTAAAACTAGCAAGTGTAGATCAGTTCCGTGATCACATGAACGGTGATAATACTGTATGGCAGGAACTGTCAGATGGCTTAGATATTATCAAAGTTGGTAATACTGAAATGTCATCACGTGCTTACTGTAGTCGTTTTAACTTCAAAGGTACTGATCAGCAAAAACGTGTTGGTCAGCTGTCTGGTGGTGAACGTGGTCGTTTACACCTTGCTAAGCTTTTACAGTCTGGCGGTAACGTGATCCTACTGGATGAGCCAACCAATGACTTGGATATCGAGACACTACGTGCACTTGAAGAAGCTATTCTCGAGTTCCCTGGTTGTGCGATGGTTATTTCCCATGACCGTTGGTTCCTTGATCGTATTGCGACGCATATCCTAGATTACCGTGATGAAGGTAAAGTGAACTTCTACGAAGGTAACTACACAGATTACGAAGCATGGTTGAAGAAAACCTTAGGGCCAGAAGCGGCACAACCACACCGTATTAAATACAAACGCATTAGTTAA